One region of Phycisphaerae bacterium genomic DNA includes:
- a CDS encoding substrate-binding domain-containing protein — translation MKHLLPAALTITALSFSPGCKERSPAPGAQSAPASPTAHTANRHIAVIPKGMTHEFWKAMEAGARKAAAEIGNVEIDYKSSAKEDDTQTQISLVQNFVSTRVDAIVLAPLSDQALVAPVRLAGQAKIPVVIADSPLAAQVGKDFIAYVGTDNYKAGVLAGKRMGELMQNQGAVMVLRYAESSASTRHREDGFLNTMSKESPGVAIIDPPQYAGSDVTGAKRAAENMITAHMDKFQGVFCPNETTTAGMLIALEARQLAGKIQFVGFDSQPRLIAGLKDRKLMGIVLQDPYKMGYLGVKSAIDYLEGKTVQQNVDTGATLATPDNLETPEIQRLLYPLGK, via the coding sequence ATGAAACACTTGTTGCCCGCTGCGTTGACCATCACCGCATTGTCCTTCTCGCCCGGCTGCAAGGAGCGCTCGCCCGCGCCCGGAGCCCAGTCCGCCCCGGCCTCGCCCACCGCCCACACCGCCAACCGCCACATCGCGGTCATCCCCAAGGGCATGACCCATGAATTCTGGAAGGCCATGGAGGCCGGGGCCCGCAAGGCCGCCGCCGAAATCGGAAACGTCGAAATCGATTACAAGTCGTCGGCCAAGGAGGACGACACCCAGACCCAGATCAGCCTGGTGCAGAACTTCGTGAGCACCAGGGTGGACGCCATCGTGCTCGCCCCCCTCAGCGATCAGGCCCTCGTCGCCCCCGTCCGCCTCGCCGGACAGGCCAAGATCCCCGTGGTCATCGCCGACTCGCCCCTGGCCGCCCAGGTCGGCAAGGATTTCATCGCCTACGTCGGAACCGATAACTACAAGGCCGGCGTACTCGCCGGCAAGCGAATGGGCGAACTCATGCAGAACCAAGGAGCCGTCATGGTCCTACGCTACGCGGAAAGCTCCGCCAGTACGCGACATCGCGAGGACGGATTCTTGAACACGATGAGCAAGGAGTCCCCCGGCGTGGCTATCATCGACCCGCCCCAGTACGCCGGCTCAGACGTCACCGGGGCCAAACGGGCGGCCGAAAACATGATCACCGCCCACATGGACAAGTTCCAGGGCGTCTTCTGCCCGAACGAAACCACGACCGCCGGCATGCTCATCGCCTTGGAGGCCCGCCAACTCGCAGGCAAGATCCAATTCGTCGGCTTCGACTCCCAGCCCCGACTCATCGCCGGCCTCAAGGACCGCAAACTCATGGGCATCGTCCTCCAGGATCCCTACAAGATGGGCTACCTCGGCGTTAAGTCCGCAATCGACTACCTCGAAGGCAAGACCGTCCAGCAGAACGTCGATACCGGGGCCACCCTCGCAACACCAGACAACCTGGAGACACCCGAGATCCAGAGACTGCTCTACCCCCTGGGTAAGTGA
- a CDS encoding sodium:solute symporter: MLAMQLRIEGLDLTIIIAYFVIVITIGCLAGHRQRKSSQGGKDYFLAGGTLTWPMIGLALFSTNISTIHLVSQAQEGYMNGLACGNFEWMAPFTLIALSLFFVPFYIRSKVTTLPDFLEKRYSRASRNWLAVLSIVSAIFIHIGFSLYTGAVVLRGMFGIDLYTSIIGVSVLTGLYTIVGGLLAVVLTESIQTIILLAGAICITLFGLHEVGGWSGMAAHVEPVKLTMLRSADDPANLPWYSVFLGYPVIGLWYWCADQTIVQRVLGAKSENHARVGPLFTGFIKILPVFIFVMPGTIALALVNQGKMSPLAIKATEPKPGAANDLPEVEQKVYDALLARGTGSESRARVDEIAKETGLQNTTVVQTTNQLVHKKLARVRSDDVYAHMIMELLPVGLKGVVAAALLAALMSTVSGALNSIATLFCYDIYKQLRPNVPDRTLVRIGQGVTLVAMIISILWTPALQHYESIYQGVNTLISYIAPPITAVFVLGVFWRRASASGAFITLVAGSAMGILVFFLDWNKHAAWLTPYITWKVPFMMAAFYLFIACSAVMVVASLGRPDPPSAEKDALCWSSPLAALRGEAWPGLGNYRVLATILFVIMVALYIIFR, from the coding sequence ATGCTCGCAATGCAGCTTCGAATCGAAGGACTCGACCTCACAATCATCATCGCCTATTTCGTGATCGTCATCACCATCGGCTGCCTGGCGGGTCACCGGCAGCGAAAGTCCTCTCAGGGCGGAAAGGACTACTTCCTGGCGGGGGGAACCCTGACTTGGCCGATGATCGGCTTGGCCCTGTTCTCAACCAACATCTCGACCATCCACCTCGTCAGCCAGGCCCAGGAAGGCTACATGAACGGCCTGGCCTGCGGTAACTTCGAGTGGATGGCTCCCTTCACCCTCATCGCCCTCTCACTGTTCTTCGTCCCGTTCTACATCCGCTCCAAGGTCACCACCCTGCCCGACTTCCTGGAAAAACGCTACAGCCGGGCAAGCCGCAACTGGCTGGCCGTCCTCTCGATCGTCTCCGCGATCTTCATACACATCGGTTTCTCGCTCTACACCGGGGCCGTCGTCCTCCGAGGCATGTTCGGCATCGATCTGTACACCAGCATCATCGGCGTGTCCGTGCTGACCGGCCTCTACACCATCGTCGGCGGCTTGCTGGCCGTCGTGCTGACCGAGTCCATCCAGACGATCATCCTCCTCGCCGGGGCCATCTGCATCACCCTGTTCGGCCTGCACGAGGTCGGCGGGTGGTCGGGCATGGCCGCCCACGTCGAGCCGGTCAAGCTGACCATGCTGCGATCCGCAGACGATCCCGCCAACCTGCCCTGGTACTCGGTATTCCTGGGCTACCCGGTCATCGGCCTGTGGTACTGGTGCGCCGACCAGACCATCGTCCAGCGCGTGCTCGGAGCCAAGAGCGAAAACCACGCCCGCGTCGGACCACTGTTCACCGGCTTTATCAAAATCCTCCCCGTCTTCATCTTCGTGATGCCCGGCACAATCGCCCTCGCCCTCGTCAACCAGGGCAAAATGTCACCGCTGGCCATCAAGGCAACCGAGCCAAAACCGGGAGCGGCCAACGACCTCCCCGAGGTCGAGCAGAAGGTCTACGACGCTCTCCTGGCCCGGGGAACGGGGAGTGAATCACGCGCCCGCGTCGATGAAATCGCCAAGGAAACCGGGCTCCAGAACACCACCGTGGTCCAGACCACCAACCAACTGGTCCACAAGAAACTGGCCCGCGTTCGATCCGACGATGTCTACGCCCACATGATCATGGAACTGCTCCCCGTCGGCCTCAAAGGCGTGGTCGCCGCCGCCCTGCTGGCCGCCCTCATGAGCACCGTCTCCGGAGCCCTTAACTCCATCGCCACCCTGTTCTGCTACGACATCTACAAACAGCTCCGCCCCAACGTCCCCGACCGAACCCTGGTCCGCATCGGCCAGGGAGTCACCCTCGTGGCCATGATCATCTCCATCCTCTGGACACCCGCCCTCCAGCACTACGAGAGCATCTACCAGGGAGTCAACACCCTCATCTCCTACATCGCCCCACCCATCACCGCTGTCTTCGTCCTGGGCGTGTTCTGGCGCCGAGCCTCGGCATCCGGCGCGTTCATCACCCTCGTGGCCGGATCGGCAATGGGCATCCTGGTCTTCTTCCTGGACTGGAACAAGCACGCCGCCTGGCTCACCCCCTACATCACCTGGAAAGTACCATTCATGATGGCGGCCTTCTACCTGTTCATCGCCTGCTCCGCAGTCATGGTGGTGGCGTCACTCGGGCGACCCGACCCGCCATCCGCAGAAAAGGACGCCCTCTGCTGGAGTAGCCCACTGGCCGCCCTGCGCGGCGAAGCCTGGCCGGGACTCGGTAACTACCGCGTCCTGGCCACTATCCTGTTCGTGATCATGGTTGCCCTGTACATCATTTTCAGATAG
- a CDS encoding pyrroline-5-carboxylate reductase — MAHQFELGFLGAGNMAEGIVAAVVGTKLYPPEQLIVADPLPARREFFQRQFGVPATGDNRRVTAECRRIVLAVKPQGFNEAAEAIRDLVRGEQLLISIMAGISTRRIAAAFPGTIPRIVRVMPNLAIKVGAGIAGLCPGEQATEQDLAETRAIFDAGGATVVLSDESLMDALTAVSGSGPAYFYAFVEAMAAGGVSCGLNQTDALRLAEYACLGAARMMIETGEPPAELRRKVTSKGGTTFAALEHLERAGVPEAIHDAVRAACQRGQELGREG, encoded by the coding sequence ATGGCCCACCAGTTCGAGTTAGGTTTCCTCGGCGCGGGAAACATGGCCGAAGGTATCGTCGCCGCCGTCGTCGGCACGAAGCTCTATCCTCCCGAGCAACTGATCGTGGCCGACCCCCTGCCCGCACGCCGCGAGTTCTTCCAGCGGCAGTTCGGCGTCCCCGCCACCGGAGACAACCGCCGGGTGACGGCCGAGTGCCGGCGCATCGTCCTGGCAGTCAAACCCCAGGGCTTCAACGAGGCCGCCGAGGCGATCCGCGACCTGGTCCGCGGCGAGCAACTCCTGATCAGCATTATGGCCGGTATCAGTACCCGCCGGATCGCAGCGGCATTTCCCGGAACCATACCCAGGATCGTGCGGGTCATGCCCAACTTGGCCATCAAGGTCGGAGCCGGCATCGCCGGACTGTGCCCCGGTGAGCAGGCCACCGAGCAGGATCTCGCCGAAACCCGGGCCATCTTCGATGCCGGCGGCGCAACCGTGGTACTCTCGGATGAGTCACTCATGGATGCGCTGACGGCCGTCTCCGGCTCCGGGCCAGCCTATTTCTACGCGTTTGTCGAGGCCATGGCCGCCGGCGGCGTATCCTGCGGATTGAACCAGACCGACGCCCTCAGACTCGCCGAATACGCCTGCCTCGGCGCGGCCCGAATGATGATCGAGACCGGCGAACCGCCCGCCGAGCTCCGCCGCAAGGTGACCAGCAAGGGCGGTACGACCTTCGCTGCCCTGGAACACTTGGAGAGAGCAGGCGTACCCGAAGCCATCCACGACGCCGTGCGCGCAGCCTGTCAACGAGGACAGGAACTGGGAAGAGAAGGCTGA
- a CDS encoding ROK family protein: protein MGRLFVGVEIGGTKTQVALGNDQGEILHLVQEEVVLAEGAAGILRWVGGQIDGLIERAQGFGGRVAGICVGFGGFIESSTGRILTSVQVQGWKDMMLKQWFEDRSGLPTIILNDTVAGGYGEYHLGSGRGVRQFFYTNIGSGIGGVFVFNGQCFDGQGYGGAYFGHTYLPDWTAGVPGVPRKVEDLCSGWAIERRLRSPGYVPGESALMVSCGEDVSRITCQALGAAATAGDAFALAEIDRIAHSFSIGLANVLTLISAERVSIGGGVGKLGEILLGPIRRYTDEYVLITNKGRYDIVSCVFGDAAVLVGAVLYAAYQLASGSSSRS, encoded by the coding sequence ATGGGGCGGCTATTCGTGGGTGTCGAGATCGGAGGTACGAAGACCCAGGTTGCGCTGGGCAACGACCAGGGTGAGATTCTCCATCTGGTGCAAGAGGAGGTTGTCCTTGCGGAAGGCGCGGCGGGCATTCTGCGGTGGGTCGGCGGGCAGATCGATGGCCTGATCGAACGAGCGCAGGGTTTTGGTGGGCGGGTGGCGGGGATATGCGTCGGTTTTGGCGGGTTCATTGAGTCTTCGACCGGGCGCATTCTGACCAGCGTGCAGGTTCAGGGCTGGAAGGACATGATGCTCAAGCAGTGGTTTGAGGATCGGTCTGGATTGCCCACCATTATCCTCAACGACACGGTAGCCGGCGGGTACGGCGAGTATCATCTGGGCAGCGGCCGTGGGGTGCGGCAGTTCTTTTACACTAATATTGGCAGCGGGATTGGGGGGGTGTTCGTGTTCAACGGGCAGTGTTTTGACGGGCAGGGTTACGGCGGGGCCTACTTTGGGCACACTTACCTTCCGGACTGGACGGCCGGCGTTCCGGGCGTTCCGCGGAAGGTTGAGGATTTGTGCAGCGGCTGGGCGATCGAGCGGCGGCTGCGCAGCCCCGGCTATGTGCCCGGGGAATCGGCACTGATGGTGTCTTGCGGCGAGGACGTCAGCCGGATCACCTGCCAGGCGCTCGGGGCTGCGGCGACGGCCGGTGACGCTTTTGCCCTGGCGGAGATCGATCGCATCGCTCACTCGTTCTCGATCGGCCTGGCCAACGTACTGACGCTCATCAGTGCCGAGCGGGTCAGTATCGGCGGTGGTGTGGGCAAGCTGGGCGAGATTCTGCTCGGGCCCATCCGCCGCTACACGGACGAATACGTGCTCATCACGAACAAGGGCCGCTACGACATCGTATCCTGCGTGTTCGGTGATGCGGCCGTGCTGGTTGGTGCGGTCCTATATGCGGCGTACCAGCTGGCGTCGGGCAGTTCGTCGCGGTCTTGA